From the genome of Bacteroidota bacterium:
CTAGATAGGATCAATGTTTATGTAAATGATGTTCCCGTATACGGAATTAAGGGAATCTCGTTACGAGCAAATAATCTCCACTATTACACACAACCCATTACCGTTCAGCTTGCACGGGGAAAAAATAAGATTCAGGTTTCTGTAATCAACAGTATCGGCACGGAAAGCTTGAAAGAAACGTTTGACATCACAAACGATACTACACCGGTGCTCCCAAATCTTTACCTTGTGTCGGTTGGGATTTCCAAATATGAGGATGTAGACACCGATAGGGATTGGACGCTCGACTATTCCGCAAAAGACGCAGAAGATATTGCGGCAATGTTCGAACGGGGCAAGGGTACAATTTATCAAAATGTCGACAAAACGATCGTAACAAATTCTTCCGCTACGAAAGAGATGATATTGTCGTTAAAAGATGAATTGCAATCCACAAGTATCGACGATCAGGTTGTGTTGTTTTTTTCCGGTCACGGTCTCTACGATGAACAGTCAAAACAGTATTATCTCTCAACATCCGATGTGGATTTTGAAAATCCTTCACACTCTGCCATCCGATATGAAGATTTTGAAAATTTACTTGACGGAATTCCAGCTCGAAATAAAATGATACTTATTGATGCGTGTAATTCCGGTGAACAGGAAATCGGCATACTAGAAACTACATCGGCTTCCAATACTGCCGGTATCACCGTAAAATCAAAAGGTTTTACCGCGAAAAAAAAGTCACCAAAATCGAAAACAAAAGGGATGAAAAATACGGGCGGCACGTTAAATTCTGATAGTAAATATCTGCGTCTATTTATGCAACAAATGTTCGCTGAACTTCGCCGCGGTACCGGTGCAACCATCATTTCATCCTCAACAGGAGTTCAAAGTTCATTAGAATCGTCTGAATGGAACAATGGGGCATTTACATTTGCAACAAGAGAAGGAATTGAACATTTCAAAGCAGACCGCGATTCAAACCAGGTGATCAATGTTTCGGAGCTGCGCGATTATATCTTTCGGCGTGTAGAAGAACTCACCAAAGGAGCGCAAACTCCCACTTCGCGAAGAGAGAATTTGGAGAATGATTTCAGAGTGTGGTAAAAAACACAAAACTCTCCAACACTACCGGAGAGATTTGTGTTTTTGGGGAGATGTGTAGTGATGGTATTTTAACAATTTCGTTCTTCTGTTCTCGTAGTGATTCTTTGTTGTAAAACAGCAAAACTTTCTTCCTTTTATACTACGTTAGCGATTTTTGCCTCATGGCCTTTGGAATATTATGCAGCAAGCTGAACTTCATCCGCCGCCCTTTTCATAATGCTTGATATCGTTGTGTACATGGAAACCCATGCATTGCGAACTTCATCCGTAAAATCTCTTCCTAAAACTCGTTCCAGTGTCCAGAGAAGCGCACTTGCGACGATATCATAATGTCCGTTCACAACACCGTATGCTTTATGGTCACGTCCCATTTTTTGCAATGCCGGTGAGATGGTATCTATGTTGTCCAAGCTGTTGACAACAACATGTAATGTCTGCATGAATTTTTGCCCTTGTTCCTTCAAATCATCTTTAAAAAGAGGACGAATATAGGGAGCGATTTCAAAAAGACGGCTGTAAAATAAATCGGTTGTTTCTTCTGAAATCAGTATAACTTTTGCAAAACTTGTACGAACTAATTCTTGTTGATGTTGTGTCATTGATCTATTCCTTGTTCTTTATTTTCTCGTCATGAGGGAAATTACGCTATAAAAATAATATGAATGATATGCCATTACAACTGGATGAACGTTTAGTTCAGCAATGTTGTGATAAATATCGCACCAAAATTTTTACGGATGTAAATAACAGTGGATTCTTACGGGGAAAGCGGGAGTTGGTTACCTGAACATCTGTCCGGTTTTTTTGGATCCCTTCAGATGTATATAAAGTTGCGTGAAAAGTATTGAGGTAAGATTAAAAAAAGCGCTTACAGTGTCTTTCTGAAGTAGCCTGCTTTATGGCCGAAGAATCTGAGAAAGATTTCCTCAGACCCTTCGCTTCGCTCAAGGTAACAATTGAGTCCCATGCAAAATTTTATCTCTGTGCTGGACGAAGCTTCGCTGTGCGGAGTGCAGCACAAAACAAAATGATGACGGCAAATCTAATCGTAGATATTATTTATCCGTGAAAATCTTCCTTTTCGTGTCATCCGTGTCCTATTTCTTATGATCACCTCAGACCCTTCGATCCGTTCAGGATTGCGATGAATTCATTTTTGAGTTCGTATGAAAGAAAAGATTACATCTTCTTTTGAAGTTCATCCAAACGCTTCAAGTTATCAGTCGCGGTTTGATTTTCAGGATCGATAGAGATTGCTCGCCTGAAATATTCTCTCGCTTTGGTATACGATTTCATGTTTTGGTAAGAGATGCCTGCCTGGATGTTGGCATCGATACTTTTGTTATTTAACTCCAATGCTCGTTCATACTGCTGTATTGCCAGATCGTATTGTGCCGAACCGTTGTACGCAATTCCCAAATAATAATGGATGTCAAAAAAATCGTTCCCGTACGTCACTGCTTGGGTCAATAGATCGATCATCGGTTTGAAGTTTGCATTCTTAAAGAAATTGATATAAAGAAAACGATATGCAGTATAATAGAGTGAGTCGACCGTCACCGCTTTTTGGAAAAAGTTATTTGCCGTGTAGCTATCGCCATTACGATCATACAGTTTTCCCAGTGCAAATGCAGCAGGAGCATAATCCTCAGCAATTAGAATCGCATCTTTATAGTGTTCAATCGCTTTTTCGTTGTCCCCCTTCTCTTCTGCACGATATCCTGCTTTAATGTTATTCAACACTTCTATGGGAACATTTTTTTCAATCGTATTGATCAGAATGCGAAGCTGATCGATTCGTTCCGTCAATTCATAGGCATAACTTTTTTTCATCACGTAATAGATTTCTGTTTTGGCCGATGCAAAATTTTTCTTGTAATATTCTTCCACCGCTTTTAACATAGAATAGAACGGCAACGGAAATTGTGCCGTATCTTTTGCAAGATTTTGCAAAAATCCATCCGGAAACATCGGTTGTTTGGCGGTCCATCGTTTATTAACCACTCGCAAAAATACTTCATACGAATTTATCAACGAATATTTTTGCAGCCGTGAAGTGAGATCTTCGGAGACAACAACGTTCAATGATGTTGTGGTTGTATCGGCAAAGTTCACTGACAAATACGCAGAGGCTAGAGTTTCGATAACATATTTATATTTAAAATCGATCTTCCCTGCTGATGAACCGAGAACAATCCAACGAATTGTTTGATCATCGAACGCTATGTTGAGAGAATCCCGGACAACGGTTGTTCGTTCGATCATTCTGTTTGCAGTTTCAAGCAGTAACTGAGAACTGTCTTTCGTTTGCTGATTGAGGAAGGATTCCTGCGCTGCATTTTCGGAAAGGACGGTGAACTTTTTTATATATTCTTCCGTCGACGCAATTTTTTGCTTCGTAGTGGTGTTTGAAGCGGCTAAGGCTTCCTGGAATTTTAGACTCTGGTCATCCATTAATTTTTGCAATGCGGTAAAGCGTTTCAGATATACTTGGTCGAAATCGGGAAAGATATTGAAGGATCGGTCGCTTAACAATTGTTCATACGGTGTGAGCGACTCCTGAAATTTACCTCCGGAAAGCGCCTTATCTCCCTCTTGTTTCAATTGTGTAAATTTTTTGTAACCTGGCCAATATTCCTGGGAAACCTGCATCGTAACGGTTTCTACACTCTTGTCCCTTGGGAAATTGAAGCTGAACGGTAGATGCAATAGGAGATTCTTTTTGCATGAAATTGGGAGGAGATAATTTTCACCAACTTTCATAACGGAACCGGCAACATCTAATGCAAACGTTACGCCGTCCTGTTTGATGGTCAACTTCGGGAGTTCATCAGCGATAAAATCTTCGTCAATCTTCCAACCGCCGGAATCTTTTAAGACAAAAAAATAGAGCGGACCAGCATTCACATTATCGCTCGTCAGTTCTTTCTCCTGATTTCGGGAAGATAATGCAATCTTCGCAAATCGTGCTTTCCCCATTCCTAGAAAACCGGATTTTTCAGAGATTTTTATTGTTACTTCAGGAGATTTTTTTTGGGGAAAAATATTTGCGGTTACAAAAAATAGTAGAAGGACGACGATAAAGAATTTTTTCATATTATCAGCGATATGCATCAATAGATATAAATGAGTGTGTGATTTCGTGAATGCATCTTGTGATACAGTTCAAGCCGGGCAATTAATATTTTTATTACTTTCTTGATGAAATTTGAAGAAATATAACAAAGTGCTCCGCTATAATCAATTGAGTTTTACCTTGACTAAATTAAGGGATTTCCACAACTTGCATTAGAACGTTGCATTACGGATGGGGGAACCTATGACTCGCATATTATTATCGGCTGTACTGGTATTGTTTTCTCTTCAACTAAGAGCACAAAACATCTATCTACAACCAATCGCTCAGAACAAATCTCTTAAAACAACATTTCACACCGCCAAGCTTTCAACAACAGGCGATCTCTTAGCGCTGACCGGTGCCGACAAGACTGTGAAGATTTTAGACCCTGCAACACTGAATGAAAAAGCCTCATTTCAAACAGGAAATCAACGATCGTTCAGTATAGCATTTTCGGACGACGGACGAAATTTGCTTGCCAGTTCCCCGGATGGAAATATTACTGTTTGGGATATTCCCAGTTCCAGCATCACAAAAACTTTCTCAACAGGCTCGAGTCTTCGCACCATCGATGTGGATCAATCAGGCAGAGTAGTCAGCGGCGGGTATGACAAAATCTTAAAGATGTGGGATATCTCAACGGGTCAACTTGCCGGAAAATTCCCCGCAGTAAATGCAGAGATCGTTGCACTTTCCTTCTCGCCCGATGGGAAAATTATCATCGTTTCAACTACTGATGGAGCGATAACAATTTTTGACGCGGTCACACGCAGCGTAGCCAGAACAAATACGGAGAAAAGATCTCCGGCATATTCCATCGTCTTCAGTCCGGACGGAAAATATTTTGTCACTTCCCATTCCGATTCAAGCATCGCTCTCTGGAACGGACGAACCGGAAGTCCTTTGACCACATGGAAAAGCAGCACTGGAACAATATCTTCAATGGTATTTCATCCAAACAGTAAGTATGTCATCGCAGCATCGAGCGTCATTGCATTTTGGGACATAGTGATCGGAAAAGTATTTCAAACAGTTACAGACACTTCGTTTTCCCCAATTTTGTTATCCGTTTCACATCAGAAGAAATCACTTGCAGCCGTTTCTCGCAGCGGCGAAATACGAACATTTGCAATGCTGGAAAAAATGCCGGATAAAACGGCTCCGGTTATCACCGTAAACAATCCGCAAACAACCGCAGATGAACCTTCGAAAGTGTTCAGTAGTGAGATTGAGGTGAGCGGACTTGTTTCAGATGAAAGTAATATTAAAGAGGTAAAAATAAACGATGCCGTTGTATCTACCACGCCTGCTTCATTGGAAGAACGCGGATCCATAGCTGAGGCATATTCAGCAGTGACATTTAATGGTACCGTCACATTACCGATGACTGGAGTAAACACCGTTTCCATTTCTGCGACAGATATTGATAATAATACAGCCACTCAAGAACTTAAGATCACAAAACTTCCGAAGGATGCAGCCGTTGAGATGGTGAATCCAAAAGAAAGTTTAGAGACCGACCAAATATCGATCGATCTGCAATTTAAAATATGGTTCGATTTTACTTCCTATGCCCTGCAACTCAATACAATTGAAATTGCAAAGAAAGAAAACTTTCCAAAGAAACCGAACGGCACACTACGCACAGAAAAAATTGCTCTCTCCGCTGGATTGAATCAAATTCAATTAGCAGTGAACGGACGAAATGGAGAACGAATCCGAAAGACAATCAACATCACACGACGAACACTCGGCGCTCCCACTTCAATTACCCAGGACAAACCTATCAAGAATACTTCGGGACAGCCGCAGCGATGGGCGGTGATTGTTGGTGTTTCTGAATACGGAAATCCCGCCATTAAAAATCTTGCTTATGCAGACAGGGATGCAAAATCGTTTGCAGAGTTCATAAAGACCTCTGCCGGAGGAGGATTTGAAGAAGATCGCGTGAAAGTTCTGTTGAATAAAGAAGCGACACTGCAAAACGTAAAGACAGCCCTCTTTAACTTCCTGCGCCAGACGGTGGATAAGGATTTGGTGGTGATCTATTTTGCAGGCCACGGTGCACCGGAACCGGCCAATCCCAACAATAATTATCTGCTATGCTACGATACCGATCCGCGCTCACTGGAGACAACGGCATTTCCGATGTGGGATATCAATACCGCATTAACTCGTTATATTCCGTCGAAGCGAGTGGTTGTCTTTACGGACGCATGTCACAGCGGCGGAATCAGTTCTGATATCGCAACACGTGGAATGAGCGCAACCGAAGGAAATTTGATCAACCAGTATCTTTCCGACCTCTCCAAAACAAAAGAGGGAATCATTGTCTTCACCGCAAGTCAGGCGGGTGAAGTATCGCAAGAATTGGAAAAATTTGGACATGGTGTCTTCACACACTTTCTGCTGCAGGGAATGAAAGGTGAAGCAGACTTTAACAATGATTATACTGTGACGATAGGCGAATTGATGGACTTTGTGGAAGAAAAAGTAAAGCGTCAGACAAATGGTAATCAGCACCCGACGCGAAATCAAGGAACATACGATAAAGACTTAACGATTTCATTAATTCCGAATTAGAAATTATTTCACTGTCTAGCTGTTGTCATTTCGAACCAGCGAAGCGGCATGAGAAATGACATTGTTTCTTTTTTAGACCATTTTTTTGTTACTCATTTATTCGAAAGTACCAACATGAAAACACTCTCTTTTGCAGCAATGCTTATGCTGCTCATGGTCTCCGGACAAACAACAGTAAACGCTGCCATGCAGGCTGGAGATTCCGATGAAAACATCAACTATAAATGGTCATTTGTTGCAAAGGTCGGAGTTGCTGCCGAACGAAAGATCGCCATGGTTACCCGAGATACCATTTTACGGACAGGGGACGAGTTCAAAATGGTAGTGAATTTACAGAAGAAGTGTTATGTCTATATTATTCACAAGAGTTCTGCGAACGAACTTTCTGTGTTATATCCGTACTCATTTGATGCGCAATTTGAACTAGAAAAAAATTATTACCTCCCCAAAGGACGGAGCTGGTTCAAATTAGATAAAAATGTTGGGACCGAAACCTTCTATATTATGGCTTCACAGGAACGGTTAACCGATCTCGAACAGCAATTAACTTCATATGCCGCTGCATCGGCAGAAAAACAATTGGACCTTGCTTCTGCTGTTGTAACCGAGATAAAGGATATTAAAAAGAAATATCGCTCCTATCAGACATTAGCCGAACGTCCGATCAGCATAGCAGGAAATGTTCGCGGCACAAGAACGGAAGCTTTGAATATTGATAAATTTGACGTGGCAACGCTCGCGACGGAAATCTCAGCCAATAATTTCTACTCAAAGACAATTACGATTGAACACAAATAAACTCAAGCGGCTCCGTTCCGCCATCATTCTCGTCCTATCGGCATTCGTCTTTACGACGCTGCTGTTTATCCTTTTCCCCGGCGTGTTTCAATCGTGGGACCGTCAAACCATTGACCGATTGTTCGTGGTTCGCGAGAAGATCCATCCTTCCCCTTATGACTCCACAATTATTCATATTGATATCGATAACTCCAGCATTAAAAAACTGAGTTATTATTTTCCGCGAAGACTCCATGCCGATCTGTTTGATGTTACCAGAAGAATGGAATTCTCCGCTTTGTTATATGATATCATCTTTGCACAGCGGTTGAATACTGTTGACGATACATTATTGTTAGGTGCTGTAAAACAAAATGGAAACGGATTTTTCCCGGTCGCTTTTGAATTAAAAAATCAGCGAACCGCTGCAAAGATGGAACCGGAAGAATCGAAATATCTCGATTCCACGGCGTGGACTCTGCAGGCAGTCGATACGAATGATTTCTTTCATTCCGGAGCAACGCTTCTTACTTGGCCTTCTCTTTCCAACATCTCCCGCGGGGTCGGTTACATCAGTGTCGCCACAGATCCGGACGGAGTATTCCGCCGCGTTCCTTTGGTGATACGATATAAAAATTCGTTCTACCCCAGCATGGTCTTCCGCATGGCGTGCGATTTTCTCAAAGTAGAACCAAACGACATCATCATAGATGGAGGAAATTCCATCACACTGCGAGATGCGACATTGAAGGATGGAAGTAAAAAAGATATCGTTATACCGATAGATGAACGGGGAAACATGGTGATTAATTGGATCGGTCCCTGGGAACGGATGAAGCATATTAGTTTCGTCACATTGTTGGAAGCGGCGCAGGATCAGGACGAAGTAGACGCATTTGCAGAACAATATCAAGGAGCTTTCGCATTTGTCGGAGATGTCTCTACCGGTATTTCCGATATCGGACCGATACCGTTCGAACAATCATTCCCATTGGTCGGACTTCATGCGAACACGCTCAATACAATATTGACCGGAAATTTTCTCCGCCAAATCGACTCAACATTGTTTATTGCAATTGTACTGTTCCTTGCCGTACTGATGATCTTTTTTTCATATCAGTTTTCGTCAGTTGTGTACACTGTCTCATCTATCGTATTGCTGGCGGCATATCTTGCAGCAGGATGTTTATTGTTTATTTACGGCAACACAATCGTTTCCATGATTTTCCCTTCGCTTTCCATCATTGTCTCTACCAGCACAGTGTTGACATATCGATACATCACTGAGGAGAAGGAAAAAGAACAGCTCCGTGCACGGTTTGAATCGTACTTCCCTCCAGCCGTTGTAAAGCAGATGCTTGAAAATCCTGACAGCTTAATGACGAAGCCAAGAAGTCAGGAGATTACGATCATGTTCAGCGACATTAAAAGTTTCACCAACCATTCCTCCCGGATGACTCCGGAAGAGATCAGCAGTTCGTTAAGTGAATATTTTGAAGCGATGACTGCAATCGTCTTTAAATATGAGGGAACGGTGGACAAATTTATTGGGGATGGATTGATGGTTTTTTACGGTGCACCGGAACAGCAGGAAGATCATGCACTGCGATGCGTGCAGGCAGCAATTGAAATGCAGAAGAAATGCAGAGAGATAAAGAAAAAATGGGAAGCAGAAGGTCGCTTTCCGATTCAGATCCGCATCGGTATCAACACTGGAAAAGTGATCGTCGGCGATCTCGGATCTGAACGGCGCAAAGAATATACCGTTATCGGCTCCGATGTGAATCTTGCACAACGGCTGGAGTCAAATGCTCCAGTTGCCGGAATTCTCATATCAGATAATACCTACCGCGCTCTTCAAGGAAAAGTCCCAACACAACCGAGAGAACCAATTATGGTAAAAGGTCTAGATGCACCAATTGCCGTACACGAAGTTCTCATCGATTAGCGACAATCTCAAAAAGAAAAAAACGGACTGTCACGTTGGGGTTTTAATGTTGTTCCTATTCTAAATTCATAAAGAGATTGTACTTTCCTGACTAAAATTTTAGCCGCTTACTAAAAGAAATAATTACGTTAAAAGCTCTGTAAGAGCGACCTAAAATATTGTTTTCGTTTGAGCTTCAATCCTATCAAGATGCTGCGCAATTTTTGCACACTAATATGTGATCTTTGCGCATTGACATCATCAGGACAAATGATATATTGATCAAACATTGAGAGAATCCCCGATAAAACGAAAACTACCTGAATAGAAAAACCGGCAAGCTTCTTGCTTCATTTTATTGAATATTCATTTTTACCATAATCGTGAACCGTATGAAGAGAAGAGATTTTTTAGGAACTTCCCCGCTAACTCTCGAAGAAGAGAATCTTCCAAACATCGCACAGCAGGTTGAGGATTTTTCAAATAAAATTCTTCCGAGAGGATTGGAGCGATCATCAGCAGGACTGGAACCGTATGCTGGAACATGGGGAACAGACCAAATGCTCCATCTCCTCCGCCGCACAACAATCGGTGCGCGGTGGACAGACCTTCAAACAATCAAAACAAAATCTCTCTCCGAAACTATTGACTTATTATTAACTGCACCGCCGATCCCTGCTCCCCCCGTAAATAATTATTCCTCCGGTGCCGATCCAACCGGTGTACTTCCGGGACAAACCTGGGTAAATGCACCATACGATAGTACTGTTAACGGATCGCGCAGAGAATCATGGAGATCGTGGTGGATCAACGAAATGATCTCGCAGCAACTTTCTATTCGTGAAAAGATGACACTCTTTTGGCACAATCATTTTTCTACCGAAACACCTGATATTGACAACTCTCGATTTATCTATAAACACCATGCGCTCCTTCGCCAATTTGCACTTGGAAATTTTAAAGAATTGACAAAACAAGTAACGACCGATCCCGGCATGCTGCGATATCTCAACGGATATGTGAACACGAAAACTGCGCCGGACGAAAATTACGGACGTGAATTGCAGGAATTGTTCACTGTCGGTAAAGGCACGGACTCGCATTACACGGAAGACGATGTGAAAAATGCGGCGCGTGTTCTTACGGGCTGGAGAATCGATGGCATTAATTATGTTTCGTACTTCGATTCAACACGACATGATACAGGAAATAAAACTTTCTCAACTTTTTACGGTTCTACGACTATCACCGGAAAAACAGGATCCACGGCCGGTGCGCTTGAGCTAAACGATTTACTTACGATGATCTTTGCTCAGAACGAAACAGCAAAATTTCTTGCACGAAAACTGTACCGATTTTTTGTCTATTATGTAATAGATTCCGGTGTGGAAACAAACGTGATTATTCCTCTTGCGGATATTATTCGCACAAACAATTACGAAATTAAGCCTGCTCTTTCCGCTCTGTTTAACAGCGCACACTTTTTCGATCCGGTCAACATGGGATGTTTCATCAAATCTCCGATTGATCTTACGGTAGGACTCTGCAGAGAGTATACCATCAATGGTATTTCCACCGCAAATCCTCCGGTCACTCTTACGGATACTCAAAAATACGGAATATGGGATTATGTGCGTGGACAAGCGGCAACTATGCAAATGAATATCGGTGATCCCCCAAATGTCGCGGGGTGGTCTGCGTTTTATCAGGAGCCGCAGTATTACGAGATTTGGATCAACGCCGACACACTTCCGAAGCGAAACCAATTTACTGACACGATGATTACGAACAACGGATACACAAGGTCGAGCACACGATTGGTGATTGATGTGATTGCCTATGCCAGTCAATTTTCTGATCCATCCGATCCGACAGCGTTGGTGAATGATATTGTTCAGCATCTCTATGCCATTCCAATTTCGGACACATTAAAAGCATCACTCAAGACAAGTTCTCTTTTATCGGGACAAGCGTCGGATCATTATTGGACGGATGCATGGAGTCTCTTCAAAGCGAATCCTACCAACGCAACAGCGAAGAGCGCGGTAGTAACGCGACTGCAATCTCTGCTGAAAGCATTGATGAACGCTGCTGAATATCAACTAGCATAGAAGGATGATGATGAAACGCAGAGAATTTTTATCAAAATCAGTTCCGATCTCATTGCTTCCGATGTTTATCGGTGGACTCTCCGTGCAGGCATACGGACGTTCGCCATTTTTGGAAACTCTCGTCAGCGCAGCAACTGAGACAGACCGCGTGCTCGTTTTAATCCAACTAAATGGCGGAAATGATGGATTGAACATGGTGATACCGTTGAGCGAATACACCAATCTTTCTAAGGCACGAACGAATATCCTCATTCCTGAAGCGAAAGTATTAAAGATGACCGATGCAACGGGTTTCCATCCTTCCATGACCGGAATGTTGGATCTTTACACCAACGGAAAACTTTCCGTAATCCAAAGTGTCGGTTATCCAAATCCAAATTTTTCGCATTTCCGGGCGACGGATATTTGGCTCACCGCATCTGATTCCAATCAATTTGTCACTGAAGGATGGCTGGGACGATATCTGAATGAAGAATTTCCTTCTTTTCCCAATGGATATCCAAACACAGTAATGCCAGATCCACTCGCGATACAGATCGGTTCGACAATTTCTCCAGGTTTGCAAGGTCCTTCCGTTTCGATGGGAATGACAATCACCGATCCGACAAAATTTTATCAGTTGGTTTCCGGAACCGTTGACCCTGCTCCAAATACTCCAGCAGGTCATGAGCTGACATTCATCCGTCAAGTGGCACAGCAGACGCAGCAATATGCATCGGTGATCAAAAATGCAGCAGCAAAAGCGAATAACCTCTCTATAAAATATCCAACAACGCCGGATAATTCTCTCGGTGATCAATTAAAAGTCGTTGCACGGCTCATCGCCGGCGGATTAAAAACAAGAATCTATGTAGTAACGCTTGGCGGATTCGATACACATTCCAATCAGGTTGTTGCGGGAGCGACCGAAACGGGAACGCATGCAAATCTTCTTGGACGACTCTCTAAAGCGATCAGCGCATTTCAGGATGATCTCAAATTGCTCAATGTGGAAGATCGCGTGATTGGTATGACATTCTCTGAGTTTGGTCGGCGCATTATCTCAAACGCCAGCGGAGGCA
Proteins encoded in this window:
- a CDS encoding DUF1501 domain-containing protein, with translation MKRREFLSKSVPISLLPMFIGGLSVQAYGRSPFLETLVSAATETDRVLVLIQLNGGNDGLNMVIPLSEYTNLSKARTNILIPEAKVLKMTDATGFHPSMTGMLDLYTNGKLSVIQSVGYPNPNFSHFRATDIWLTASDSNQFVTEGWLGRYLNEEFPSFPNGYPNTVMPDPLAIQIGSTISPGLQGPSVSMGMTITDPTKFYQLVSGTVDPAPNTPAGHELTFIRQVAQQTQQYASVIKNAAAKANNLSIKYPTTPDNSLGDQLKVVARLIAGGLKTRIYVVTLGGFDTHSNQVVAGATETGTHANLLGRLSKAISAFQDDLKLLNVEDRVIGMTFSEFGRRIISNASGGTDHGAAAPLIVFGKNIIPGIIGTNPSIPATVTVSNNIPMQYDFRSVYASILRDWFGVPQAELEAVLMKNFQSLPIITAPTSVSQKNTIPTDVALHQNYPNPFNPSTRIRFSTNDGYLQLKIYNSLGQEIQTIMEGAYPAGDHEVVFNGASLPSGTYYYRLQQGSTVQIKSMSLIK